In the genome of Deinococcus deserti VCD115, one region contains:
- a CDS encoding peptidoglycan-binding domain-containing protein, with the protein MRFIALTCTLALAAPASAAPTPVQVEQAAVRVASKIDGVLRDCPASYTKIGTRDKKCVGAALTVEQVRSKLSATVGNDLQGVWRSRDSQRSVYNWLETPGGYVYVRLQADPDGRAQTLVYVDTPPNSASAGTPAASAAPTPKVTVKRTEQARVTIARPEPVKPAAPTGAAAKPAPVRQGSASPTAKPAPPQNSTPSTPAANPAQSLAPMPFTRVLQLQERRMNGSDIRAAQNRLIQLTEDSRGGQGDGWYGPVTAATVRAFQAANNLPVTGRIDQATWRALFSPAARTFAAPTIP; encoded by the coding sequence ATGAGGTTTATCGCGCTCACATGCACGCTGGCTCTGGCGGCTCCCGCGTCCGCTGCCCCGACTCCTGTGCAGGTGGAGCAGGCCGCAGTGCGTGTGGCTTCCAAAATTGACGGAGTGCTGCGTGACTGTCCCGCCAGCTACACCAAGATCGGCACCCGGGACAAGAAATGTGTGGGTGCCGCTCTTACGGTCGAGCAGGTCCGCAGCAAACTGAGTGCCACAGTCGGCAACGATCTGCAGGGTGTCTGGCGCAGCCGTGACAGCCAGCGCAGCGTCTACAACTGGCTTGAGACTCCTGGTGGTTACGTGTATGTGCGGCTTCAGGCTGATCCGGATGGCCGGGCACAGACGCTGGTCTACGTGGATACACCACCCAATTCCGCATCAGCAGGCACACCGGCAGCCAGTGCTGCACCCACCCCGAAGGTCACGGTGAAGCGCACTGAACAGGCCCGGGTCACCATCGCCCGTCCTGAGCCTGTAAAACCTGCTGCACCTACAGGCGCGGCCGCCAAACCAGCTCCCGTCAGGCAAGGCTCAGCCAGTCCCACTGCCAAGCCAGCGCCTCCACAGAACTCCACGCCCAGTACGCCTGCGGCCAATCCGGCGCAGAGTCTGGCGCCCATGCCGTTTACCCGCGTTTTGCAACTGCAGGAACGGCGTATGAACGGCTCGGATATCCGTGCTGCCCAGAACCGCCTGATCCAGCTGACCGAGGACAGCCGTGGAGGGCAGGGAGACGGCTGGTACGGCCCGGTCACAGCGGCCACCGTCCGGGCTTTTCAGGCCGCCAATAATCTGCCTGTCACCGGACGGATTGATCAGGCAACCTGGAGAGCCCTGTTCTCACCTGCTGCGCGGACCTTCGCAGCTCCAACCATTCCCTGA
- a CDS encoding serine hydrolase domain-containing protein, protein MPCIDLTDWIAAQKLPEPFSGVISLTRPGMRLEGCFGHAIRALELPNTADTRFQMASGCKVFTAVAVSQLMEQGRVTEHTRLLDCVDADLPHIDPRVTLHQRLTHTSGMPDYFDEAVMHDYADVWRDRPMYQIQQPRDFLPLFNHLPMVFSPGERFAYNISGFILLGLVVEALTGQSFASYVRQHVFTPAGMTDSGYFRADDLPDRTAYAYLQRPDGSWSTNIFSVPVMGGPDGGAYTTAPDMERFWKALSDGTRLSPEWILQLRVATGRDRPHTHYGYGVWIEESGSERAFFVEGSDPGVVLRSWFVPDSQTVLTVMGNTGGAAWHFLIP, encoded by the coding sequence ATGCCCTGCATAGACCTGACCGACTGGATCGCCGCCCAGAAGCTCCCCGAGCCATTCAGCGGTGTCATTTCCCTGACGCGCCCGGGGATGCGCCTGGAAGGGTGCTTCGGACATGCCATCCGGGCCCTTGAGCTGCCCAATACCGCAGACACACGCTTCCAGATGGCGTCCGGGTGCAAGGTGTTCACGGCTGTGGCGGTGAGTCAGTTAATGGAACAGGGCAGGGTCACGGAGCACACCCGGCTGCTTGACTGCGTAGACGCCGATCTTCCCCACATCGACCCTCGCGTCACCCTACATCAGCGGCTCACGCACACCTCCGGGATGCCCGACTACTTCGACGAGGCAGTGATGCACGATTACGCGGACGTCTGGCGGGACCGGCCGATGTATCAGATTCAGCAGCCCAGGGACTTTCTGCCGCTGTTCAACCATCTGCCTATGGTGTTTTCGCCTGGCGAGCGCTTTGCCTACAACATTTCTGGCTTCATTCTCCTGGGGCTGGTGGTTGAAGCCCTCACCGGACAATCCTTCGCCAGTTATGTGCGTCAGCACGTCTTTACTCCTGCCGGAATGACGGATTCCGGATACTTCCGGGCAGACGACCTGCCTGACCGGACTGCCTACGCCTACCTCCAGCGCCCTGATGGCTCGTGGAGCACCAACATTTTCAGTGTGCCTGTCATGGGCGGACCGGATGGTGGGGCCTACACCACGGCTCCAGACATGGAACGCTTCTGGAAGGCCCTGTCGGATGGAACGCGGCTCAGCCCTGAATGGATCCTGCAGCTCAGAGTGGCGACCGGCAGAGACAGGCCGCACACCCATTACGGATACGGGGTGTGGATAGAAGAAAGCGGCAGCGAACGCGCTTTCTTCGTAGAGGGATCCGATCCGGGCGTGGTTTTGCGGTCCTGGTTCGTTCCTGATTCGCAGACCGTGCTGACCGTTATGGGCAACACCGGTGGCGCCGCATGGCACTTTTTGATCCCTTGA
- a CDS encoding Crp/Fnr family transcriptional regulator, protein MNYPSLVWHLKRTELFADLELAELEQVAATTPYRSYQPGEVIYRMDDPADALYFVRSGLIKISKLFPNGKEAILGVIGQHDTFGELLLQAEERRPTQAEALERTTLIVLPRNELQKLLNSKPELAMKLIRLMAARLFEAQSWSAAVSAYSAPERVASLLYRLAREFGRPHAQGVELALKLNQEDIARMVGATRETVSHSLGKLKQDGAIVRARTPIIVRMDALKQYLEQSH, encoded by the coding sequence ATGAATTACCCAAGTCTGGTTTGGCATCTCAAGCGTACGGAGCTGTTCGCTGACCTTGAACTTGCCGAACTGGAACAGGTCGCTGCCACCACCCCCTACCGTTCCTACCAGCCCGGGGAAGTGATCTACCGCATGGATGATCCGGCAGACGCGCTGTACTTCGTGCGCAGCGGCCTGATCAAGATCAGCAAGCTGTTTCCCAATGGCAAGGAAGCCATCCTGGGCGTCATCGGTCAGCACGACACCTTTGGTGAACTGCTGCTGCAGGCTGAGGAGCGTCGGCCCACCCAGGCCGAAGCCCTGGAGCGCACCACCCTGATCGTGCTGCCACGCAATGAACTGCAAAAACTCCTCAACAGCAAGCCTGAACTGGCCATGAAGCTGATCCGGCTGATGGCTGCCCGGCTGTTCGAGGCCCAGTCCTGGTCCGCTGCCGTTAGCGCCTACAGTGCTCCCGAGCGCGTTGCCAGCCTGCTCTACCGGCTGGCACGCGAGTTCGGCCGGCCGCACGCGCAGGGCGTGGAACTGGCCCTGAAGCTCAACCAGGAAGACATTGCCCGGATGGTCGGCGCGACCCGCGAGACAGTCAGCCACAGCCTGGGCAAGCTCAAGCAGGACGGCGCCATCGTGCGGGCACGCACGCCCATCATCGTGCGCATGGACGCGCTGAAGCAGTACCTCGAACAGAGCCACTGA
- a CDS encoding DUF2089 domain-containing protein: MFMRHLPLPFPDETESPLVTELRFPTSGVTVRGVFELNEFAVLTPDNLEFLRLYIRVRGNLKEVERVLGVSYPTVRARFDTLLRAIGYEPEMADPHDEVLEKLERGEITPDEAARKLRR; encoded by the coding sequence ATGTTTATGCGCCACCTGCCTCTGCCTTTTCCTGACGAGACCGAATCGCCGCTGGTGACGGAACTCCGCTTTCCCACCAGTGGCGTCACGGTGCGCGGTGTCTTTGAGCTCAACGAGTTCGCGGTGCTGACGCCAGACAATCTGGAGTTCCTGAGGCTGTATATCCGGGTGCGCGGCAACCTTAAGGAAGTTGAGCGGGTACTGGGGGTCAGCTACCCCACGGTGCGGGCACGCTTCGATACCTTGCTGCGGGCCATCGGCTACGAACCCGAAATGGCCGATCCGCACGACGAGGTGCTGGAAAAGCTCGAACGCGGCGAAATCACCCCTGACGAGGCAGCCCGCAAGCTCAGGCGTTGA
- a CDS encoding agmatine deiminase family protein, whose amino-acid sequence MQHFLPSDPTPRELGFRMPAEWESHAATWMSWPADDELWFGHLLGVREEFAELVRTIARFEPVQLLVRDPESEQDARGRLEGADVTYHRLPLDDVWLRDNGPIFVRRGNDLAFVNWRFNSWGGKFNWEHDDQVPEYVAQVLGAAHWDRPEVLEGGGLEVNGLGVGLTTRSCFLTDTRNPGLTEEDYGALLNDTLGVSQLLWLDGGLENDHTDGHIDTITRFTDERTIVTSVESNPADPNHAVMQKNLEALRRMTDQDGQPFRIVELPLPASRLEGAEGRLPPTYANFYIGNGFVVVPMYGDPNDARAIEVLRPLFPQREVIGLPSRKIIEGGGSFHCVTQQQPQGTVWTGE is encoded by the coding sequence ATGCAGCATTTTCTGCCCTCTGATCCAACGCCCCGTGAGCTGGGGTTCCGTATGCCAGCCGAGTGGGAGTCCCATGCGGCCACCTGGATGAGCTGGCCAGCCGACGATGAGCTGTGGTTTGGTCATTTGTTAGGCGTGCGGGAGGAATTCGCCGAACTCGTGCGGACCATTGCGCGCTTTGAACCGGTGCAGCTGCTGGTACGTGACCCGGAAAGTGAACAGGACGCCCGTGGCCGGCTGGAGGGGGCAGATGTGACCTATCACCGCCTGCCGCTGGACGACGTCTGGCTGCGGGACAACGGGCCGATCTTTGTGCGGCGTGGCAATGACCTTGCTTTCGTGAACTGGCGCTTCAACTCCTGGGGCGGCAAGTTCAACTGGGAGCACGACGACCAGGTACCGGAATACGTGGCACAGGTGCTGGGCGCGGCGCACTGGGACCGTCCCGAGGTCCTCGAAGGTGGTGGACTGGAAGTCAACGGGCTGGGCGTGGGGCTGACCACCCGCTCGTGCTTTCTGACCGACACCCGTAATCCTGGCCTTACGGAGGAGGACTACGGCGCCCTGCTGAATGACACCTTAGGTGTCTCCCAGTTGCTGTGGCTGGACGGCGGCCTGGAAAACGACCATACCGACGGACACATCGACACCATCACCCGCTTCACGGATGAACGCACCATCGTCACCAGTGTGGAGAGCAACCCTGCGGATCCCAACCACGCGGTGATGCAGAAGAATCTTGAAGCCCTGCGCCGGATGACCGACCAGGATGGCCAGCCGTTCCGGATCGTGGAACTGCCTCTGCCCGCCAGCCGCCTGGAAGGGGCCGAGGGCCGCCTGCCTCCCACCTACGCCAACTTCTATATCGGAAACGGCTTTGTCGTGGTGCCCATGTACGGCGACCCGAACGATGCCCGGGCCATAGAAGTCCTGCGCCCGCTGTTCCCGCAGCGTGAAGTGATCGGGCTGCCCAGCCGCAAGATCATCGAGGGCGGCGGCAGCTTTCACTGCGTCACCCAGCAGCAGCCTCAGGGGACGGTGTGGACCGGGGAGTGA
- a CDS encoding DsbA family protein, giving the protein MTSTDLFFDFICPYAWRGLELVNALRAEGETFRLRHFSLVQGNHADNAGQPEPRWWLTDQPPGEGTVSQQSSLAAFLAAGAAARQGEEAAWAFSLALLRIRHEDGQPLDEAALTQAAQTAGLDSGRWAADRADETGLREGLRTDLSEAHRLGVFGTPTFVLPDGHAAYYRFDHLTRDPQVARERWQLYRDVLQSEAGIGTIKRTRRMTR; this is encoded by the coding sequence ATGACTTCAACCGATCTCTTTTTTGACTTTATTTGTCCCTATGCGTGGCGGGGCCTGGAACTGGTCAATGCGCTGCGCGCTGAAGGCGAGACCTTCCGGCTGCGGCACTTTTCCCTGGTCCAGGGCAATCACGCAGACAATGCCGGCCAGCCGGAGCCCCGCTGGTGGCTGACCGACCAGCCGCCGGGGGAGGGGACGGTCTCGCAGCAGAGCAGCCTCGCGGCATTTCTGGCGGCGGGTGCGGCGGCCCGTCAGGGAGAGGAGGCCGCCTGGGCGTTCTCTCTGGCGCTGCTGCGCATCCGTCACGAGGACGGGCAGCCGCTGGACGAGGCCGCACTGACCCAGGCCGCCCAGACAGCAGGTCTGGACAGCGGCCGCTGGGCAGCCGACCGCGCAGATGAGACTGGTCTGCGGGAGGGCCTCCGGACCGACCTGAGCGAAGCCCACCGGCTGGGCGTGTTCGGCACGCCTACGTTTGTGCTGCCAGACGGTCACGCGGCGTACTACCGTTTTGACCACCTGACCCGGGACCCGCAGGTGGCGCGCGAGCGCTGGCAGCTGTACCGGGACGTCCTGCAGTCCGAAGCAGGCATCGGCACCATTAAACGCACCCGCAGGATGACGCGCTGA
- a CDS encoding RNB domain-containing ribonuclease — MTVPPPDLTPAQRTEVELLARGRQEKSRTLRDLGLPETPESAHTLLLRLGLWSEARTPYADRLQAALNPVTLPVPDFVPEKRLDLTHLEAYAIDDEGNRDPDDAVGIEMLDGGLTRLWVHVADVAALVPPDSALDLEARSRGATLYLPDQTIGMLPDELVEKTGLGLHPTTPALSIALDLDHDGNADAVDVHLTTVRVERLTYTQAQGRLEAGQEPFVTLLRLARASRALREAEGALSIDLPEVRVKADDQGAAVSPLPKPEMRFVVQECMTLAGWGAAIFADDNEVPLPFATQDYPTREVHGDTLPAQWARRKTLARTRFQPVPGPHHGMGLDLYAQVTSPMRRYLDLVVHQQLRAFLTGGEPMGGKVMAAHIAQASLNADATRQAERLSRKHHTLRFIASQPDREWTGVVVDRRGPQATLLIPELAFDLPLSTPAAPGTELRLRLTDVNLPALTIRARSQ; from the coding sequence ATGACTGTTCCACCTCCTGACCTGACTCCCGCCCAGCGCACTGAGGTTGAACTGCTGGCACGCGGGCGGCAGGAAAAAAGCCGGACCCTGCGCGACCTCGGTCTGCCAGAAACACCGGAAAGTGCCCATACGCTGCTGCTGAGGCTGGGCCTGTGGTCGGAGGCGCGCACTCCATACGCTGATCGCCTGCAGGCGGCCCTGAACCCCGTCACGCTGCCCGTGCCGGATTTCGTGCCCGAGAAGCGCCTGGACCTGACCCATCTGGAGGCCTACGCCATTGACGATGAAGGGAACCGCGACCCGGACGACGCCGTGGGAATCGAAATGCTGGACGGAGGCCTGACGCGGCTGTGGGTGCATGTCGCAGATGTAGCTGCGCTGGTGCCTCCCGACAGCGCACTGGATCTGGAAGCCCGCTCACGTGGCGCGACCCTGTACCTGCCGGACCAGACCATCGGGATGCTGCCTGACGAATTGGTCGAGAAGACTGGTCTGGGGCTGCATCCCACCACCCCGGCACTGTCTATTGCCCTGGATCTGGATCACGACGGAAATGCCGACGCGGTGGACGTCCACCTGACCACGGTGCGGGTCGAACGGCTGACCTATACGCAGGCTCAGGGCCGCCTCGAGGCCGGGCAGGAGCCGTTTGTGACGCTCCTGCGCCTGGCACGGGCCAGCCGGGCCCTGCGCGAGGCCGAGGGCGCCCTGAGCATCGATCTGCCGGAAGTTCGGGTCAAGGCTGACGACCAGGGCGCCGCCGTAAGCCCGCTGCCCAAGCCGGAGATGCGCTTCGTGGTGCAGGAATGCATGACGCTGGCCGGCTGGGGAGCCGCCATCTTCGCCGATGACAATGAGGTACCGCTGCCTTTTGCGACCCAGGACTATCCCACCCGGGAGGTGCACGGAGACACGCTGCCTGCCCAGTGGGCCCGCCGCAAGACGCTGGCCCGCACGCGCTTTCAGCCGGTGCCAGGCCCGCACCACGGTATGGGCCTGGACCTTTACGCACAGGTCACGAGTCCTATGCGCCGGTACCTTGATCTGGTGGTGCACCAGCAACTGCGCGCCTTTCTGACGGGCGGCGAACCCATGGGTGGAAAAGTCATGGCGGCGCACATTGCCCAGGCAAGTCTGAATGCCGACGCCACCCGGCAGGCCGAGCGCCTGAGCCGCAAACACCACACCCTGCGCTTTATTGCCTCGCAGCCGGACCGGGAATGGACCGGTGTGGTGGTCGACCGGCGCGGTCCGCAGGCGACCCTGCTGATTCCCGAGCTGGCCTTCGATCTGCCCCTCAGTACACCGGCCGCACCAGGAACGGAACTGCGCCTGCGCCTGACAGACGTAAACCTGCCGGCCCTGACTATTCGCGCCCGCAGCCAGTAA
- a CDS encoding GNAT family N-acetyltransferase: MTFAVQPARPEDASVIAAVHTESWAETYPGLIPHEFLSRMTDEAARERRRATWAQTIGLSGQPVFVAEQAGEVVGLTSGGPPHDHPEVSAELYTLYSLRRVQGQGMGRQLLLTLARELHAGGANSLALWVLDLNPAREWYVRQGARPAGEKTVAVPGGELRERRMVWDDLGALVRD; encoded by the coding sequence ATGACCTTTGCCGTCCAGCCTGCGCGCCCTGAGGATGCCTCCGTCATAGCCGCCGTGCATACGGAAAGCTGGGCAGAAACCTATCCTGGTCTGATCCCCCATGAATTCTTGAGCCGAATGACCGATGAGGCGGCACGGGAACGGCGTAGGGCGACCTGGGCCCAGACGATCGGTCTCAGCGGTCAGCCGGTTTTTGTGGCGGAACAGGCCGGGGAGGTCGTGGGGCTCACGTCAGGCGGCCCACCCCATGATCACCCGGAGGTCAGTGCAGAGTTGTATACGCTTTACAGTCTCCGGCGGGTGCAGGGCCAGGGAATGGGCCGCCAGCTTCTGCTGACTCTGGCTCGTGAGCTTCACGCCGGGGGAGCCAACTCGCTGGCCCTGTGGGTCCTGGACCTGAACCCGGCACGCGAGTGGTATGTCCGGCAGGGCGCGCGTCCGGCAGGTGAGAAGACCGTTGCCGTTCCCGGCGGTGAACTGCGAGAACGGCGGATGGTCTGGGACGACCTCGGAGCCCTGGTCAGGGACTGA
- a CDS encoding SHOCT-like domain-containing protein, translated as MKEKVKRILELVRAGKLSLEDAAPLLAALNTRLALTDSDRELVASLLAREELDAGQVADHLLLLRGVRDTPPSPPPPPRPPRVVVGGRTMPGMDGFVERLSGGLDGLFDRVTEQVERSIEGTMPPRHRNEPAHSGQAHGSARILRVHVESSDGDEYSANLPVSLAPHLHKLIPPHGLRALEKAGLSLEALQLLIEADPPPGDLINAEDSSGNSVRITLR; from the coding sequence ATGAAGGAGAAAGTCAAACGTATTCTGGAGCTGGTGCGCGCCGGGAAACTCAGCCTGGAGGACGCTGCGCCCCTGCTGGCTGCGCTCAACACCCGTCTGGCGCTGACCGACAGTGACCGCGAACTGGTCGCCTCCCTGCTGGCCCGTGAGGAGCTTGACGCAGGTCAGGTGGCCGATCACCTGCTGCTGCTGCGCGGTGTCAGAGACACGCCGCCCTCCCCACCCCCACCCCCACGTCCCCCACGGGTGGTAGTAGGCGGCCGGACGATGCCCGGCATGGACGGCTTTGTCGAGCGTCTGTCCGGTGGCCTGGACGGTCTGTTCGACCGCGTCACCGAGCAGGTCGAACGGTCGATCGAGGGCACCATGCCGCCCCGGCACCGGAACGAGCCGGCGCACAGTGGCCAGGCCCACGGCTCGGCGCGCATTCTGCGGGTACATGTCGAGTCCTCGGACGGCGACGAGTACTCGGCCAACCTGCCGGTCAGCCTGGCTCCTCATCTGCACAAGCTGATTCCGCCACACGGCCTGAGGGCCCTGGAAAAGGCGGGGTTGAGTCTGGAGGCACTGCAACTGCTGATCGAGGCTGATCCGCCTCCCGGTGACCTGATCAACGCCGAGGACTCGTCGGGCAACTCGGTCCGGATCACTCTCCGGTGA
- a CDS encoding acyl-CoA dehydrogenase C-terminal domain-containing protein, whose translation MPTYKAPLRDMKFIMNELLDAPAQLSQMPFYTTNETADADLMTQVLEEAARFVETELVPLNRVGDQEGCTRDEQGNVTTPTGFKAAYRKYREAGWTALDADPAYGGQGMPHLVSNMLVEMMCSANVAWSMYPGLSHGAYSALHAVGSDELKNLYLPKIVSGEWTGTMCLTEPHAGTDLGMIRTRATDNGDGSYSVTGTKIFISAGEHDMADNIVHLVLARLEGSPEGTKGISLFVVPKFVPSAEGGVGERNGVVCGSLEHKMGIHGNATAVLNFDGAKGWLVGEVNKGMNHMFIMMNAARLGTGLQGLGLGEGAYQNALVYAKDRIQMRHTPRVSSEPADPIIVHPDVRRMLLTGKAYTEAGRALAMWLALSIDTEHHHPDEARRKEAADLVALLTPIAKAFMTDNGFHVAVQSQQIYGGHGYIQEWGMEQFVRDARIGQIYEGTNGIQALDLLGRKVLMDGGKKLQKLAGTLQEFAEAHEDDEHIGEYVNQLGKAAQQLGSLTMVIGQKAMGGEGGADEVNAAAVDYLRYFGHVVYGYLWARMAKTAQEKIDAGADRDGFYLAKVQTARFYFAKLFPETKTLAATIKAGNEPLAVDDQAVFGWEAALALA comes from the coding sequence ATGCCCACCTACAAAGCCCCACTGCGCGACATGAAATTCATCATGAACGAACTGCTCGACGCGCCCGCCCAGCTCTCGCAGATGCCCTTCTACACCACCAATGAGACCGCCGACGCCGACCTGATGACCCAGGTGCTGGAAGAAGCGGCCCGTTTCGTTGAAACCGAACTGGTGCCCTTGAACCGGGTCGGCGATCAGGAAGGCTGCACGCGTGACGAACAGGGCAACGTGACCACCCCCACCGGCTTCAAGGCTGCCTACCGGAAATACCGCGAGGCCGGCTGGACTGCCCTGGACGCTGACCCTGCCTATGGCGGGCAGGGCATGCCGCACCTGGTCAGCAACATGCTGGTCGAAATGATGTGCAGTGCCAACGTCGCCTGGAGCATGTATCCGGGACTGTCGCACGGCGCCTACAGCGCCCTGCACGCGGTAGGCAGCGACGAGCTCAAGAATCTGTACCTGCCCAAGATCGTCTCGGGCGAGTGGACGGGCACCATGTGCCTGACCGAGCCCCACGCCGGTACCGACCTGGGCATGATCCGCACCAGGGCCACCGACAACGGTGACGGCAGCTATAGCGTCACCGGGACCAAGATCTTCATCAGTGCCGGCGAGCACGACATGGCCGACAACATCGTCCACCTGGTGCTGGCCCGCCTGGAAGGCAGCCCCGAAGGCACCAAGGGCATCTCGCTGTTTGTGGTCCCCAAGTTCGTCCCCAGCGCAGAGGGCGGCGTCGGTGAACGCAACGGCGTGGTCTGCGGCTCTCTGGAGCACAAGATGGGCATCCACGGCAACGCCACCGCCGTGCTGAACTTCGACGGCGCCAAGGGCTGGCTGGTCGGCGAAGTCAACAAAGGCATGAACCACATGTTCATCATGATGAACGCCGCACGACTGGGCACCGGTCTGCAGGGCCTGGGCCTGGGCGAAGGTGCCTACCAGAACGCGCTGGTGTACGCCAAGGACCGCATCCAGATGCGCCACACGCCGCGCGTGAGCAGCGAGCCGGCCGACCCCATCATCGTGCACCCTGACGTGCGCCGCATGCTGCTGACCGGCAAGGCCTACACCGAAGCCGGGCGCGCCCTGGCCATGTGGCTGGCCCTGAGCATCGACACCGAGCATCACCACCCCGACGAGGCCAGGCGCAAGGAAGCCGCCGATCTGGTCGCGCTGCTGACCCCCATCGCCAAGGCTTTCATGACCGACAACGGCTTCCATGTAGCGGTTCAGAGCCAGCAGATCTACGGCGGACACGGCTACATCCAGGAATGGGGCATGGAGCAGTTTGTGCGTGACGCCCGCATCGGGCAGATCTACGAGGGCACCAACGGCATCCAGGCGCTGGACCTGCTCGGCCGTAAGGTCCTGATGGACGGCGGCAAGAAGCTGCAGAAGCTGGCCGGCACCCTGCAGGAATTCGCCGAAGCTCACGAGGACGACGAGCACATCGGTGAATACGTCAACCAGCTGGGCAAGGCGGCGCAGCAGCTGGGCAGCCTGACCATGGTAATCGGGCAGAAGGCCATGGGCGGTGAAGGCGGCGCCGACGAGGTGAACGCCGCAGCCGTGGACTACCTGCGGTACTTCGGTCACGTGGTCTACGGTTACCTGTGGGCCCGCATGGCCAAGACTGCCCAGGAGAAGATCGACGCTGGTGCCGACCGCGACGGCTTCTATCTGGCCAAGGTGCAGACCGCCCGCTTCTACTTCGCCAAGCTGTTTCCCGAGACCAAGACGCTGGCTGCGACCATCAAGGCCGGCAACGAGCCTCTGGCTGTGGATGACCAGGCTGTCTTCGGCTGGGAAGCGGCCCTCGCGCTCGCCTGA
- a CDS encoding GNAT family N-acetyltransferase translates to MTDLGGGYTARRITLESYREACARLEDRIFGGNWLYSFGPAAKAPPPLGENFSWGVYCGTELVGWSHAHQRDERTVYMADTGLLPEHQGRGLYTRLLPALLETFRTAGYTLVQSHHRATNNRVIVPKLRAGFLVQGLSLYEGGLNVALTLSLDPAYQEAQHIRSGFRAPDARGARGEAARRLGLEPAGTRRPAPLPPLRLPESSGPGEDLGGGYSLHPVSYEVYYDIYTQLEQSAYSSVSFDWPAPGRLEAPAGRRYAWLIGHQGEVAGWQMSRQWDRRTAYMVNTALLPAHRGQGVYSRLLPVVLRALEAEGYDLVRSHHHATNNAVLVPKLRAGFCLQGLQVDDHGVMAVLMLSFSEAYREAMHVRSGLLKPHRTRGAGLGLTSRKEG, encoded by the coding sequence GTGACCGACCTTGGCGGGGGCTACACTGCCCGCCGCATAACCCTTGAAAGTTACCGCGAGGCGTGCGCCCGGCTTGAGGACCGGATCTTTGGCGGCAACTGGCTGTACAGCTTTGGTCCGGCGGCCAAGGCCCCGCCCCCCCTGGGTGAGAACTTCAGCTGGGGCGTGTACTGCGGCACCGAACTCGTCGGCTGGAGCCACGCGCACCAGCGTGACGAACGCACGGTGTATATGGCCGATACCGGTTTGCTGCCGGAGCATCAGGGCAGGGGCCTGTACACCCGGCTGCTGCCTGCACTGCTGGAAACCTTCCGCACCGCCGGGTACACCCTGGTCCAGAGTCACCACCGCGCGACCAACAACCGCGTGATCGTGCCGAAGCTGCGGGCCGGGTTTCTGGTGCAGGGCCTGAGCCTGTACGAGGGCGGACTCAATGTGGCCCTGACCCTCTCGCTCGACCCCGCCTATCAGGAGGCCCAGCACATCCGCAGCGGCTTTCGCGCGCCTGACGCGCGGGGCGCGCGCGGTGAGGCGGCGAGGCGTCTAGGGCTTGAGCCTGCTGGGACCCGGAGGCCTGCTCCACTCCCACCCCTGCGGTTGCCGGAAAGCTCAGGTCCAGGAGAGGACCTGGGCGGGGGTTACAGCCTTCACCCGGTGAGCTACGAGGTGTATTACGACATTTACACACAGCTCGAACAGTCGGCCTACAGCAGCGTGTCGTTCGACTGGCCGGCCCCCGGGCGCCTGGAAGCGCCGGCAGGCCGCCGTTACGCCTGGCTGATCGGGCACCAGGGGGAGGTGGCCGGCTGGCAGATGTCGCGGCAATGGGACCGCCGCACGGCTTATATGGTCAACACGGCCCTGTTGCCGGCTCACCGGGGCCAGGGCGTCTACAGCCGGCTGCTGCCGGTCGTGCTCCGAGCCCTGGAGGCCGAGGGCTACGATCTGGTGCGCAGTCACCACCATGCCACCAACAACGCGGTTCTGGTTCCCAAACTGCGCGCCGGGTTCTGCCTGCAGGGTCTGCAGGTCGACGACCATGGGGTAATGGCTGTCCTGATGCTCAGCTTCTCGGAAGCTTACCGGGAAGCCATGCACGTGCGCAGTGGCCTGCTCAAACCTCATAGGACCCGGGGCGCCGGATTGGGGTTAACAAGCCGCAAAGAGGGCTAG